The genomic window CGAGAAGGGTCGGTACAGTTCCTGTCGGAGTTATGCAAACTGACAACGACACATCACCAGGTATGTCATTTACTGAAGGAAAACATGGGATACCGTGGAGCAGAGGGTGTTTTGGGTTTACAGGATATATCCTGCCTTTAAAACCATGAATGAGATTCCTTATGATGATGCCTGACGGCTTTGCCAGATCCTCAGATGCCCCAACTACGGCTATTGAAAGAGGATAAAAAAATGGATCGAGTCCACACGATTTTGTCATGTTGAGGATAGCATACAGCATCCGTTGAATCTGTCAACCCGACAAAGCCAGTGTCTGCGTTGACCCCATCCTTTACAACACCTGTGAGATGGGATAAAATAGACAATTGAGCATATAGTAAATAGCCCAATAAAATGCCTGAAATTGAAAGCGAAAGATTCAGAGAAAGACTCCTCATTGTTGATGACGATGAAAGCGTGAGGGATATCTCGAAACACTTTTCTCACATCATGGTTATGAAATCATGGCGCAAGGTATGGGTAGAATCCGATCACGGCTGCGGTACGACTGTAAGTATGGAGATACCTTATGGGTTACCCCAGGCAACAGGCGTTGCAACAAAAGGTTGTTAATTTACTTATAGTGGATGACCATGCCCTGTTCAGGCAGGGGCTCAGGCGCATCCTTGAATCATTGAATTGGATTTCCGTTGTCGGAGAGGCCGCTGACGGGAATGAGGCGGTTCATTTGGCCCGTGAGACCAATCCTGATATTATCCTGATGGATGTATCAATGCCGCATCTTAATGGACTTGAGGCTACTCAGAGGATAAAGCGAATTTTACCTGATACGGCAATCATTCTCCTTACCATGTATGAAGATAATTTCCTCCAGGAAGACGGGATGAGGATTGGCGCTTCAGGTTATCTGCCCAAGAAGTCCGTTGACAGGGAGCTGTTTGACGCAATAGCTGCTGTCTCTGCGGGAGATAAATATTTCTACAGGTTTTCTCATGTGCCTCAGGATGCAGGAAGGTTTTTGCCATCATCGGGGATATCATACGAATCCCTCAGCGCCCGTGAAAAGGAGGTGCTTCGCCTTCTCGCCGGAGGCATGACCAACAGGGGCATATCTGAACATCTATGCATAAGTATAAATACAGTGGAAACCCACCGTAAAAAGATCATGAAGAAACTTGATCTTCATAACCTGAGCGACATTATCAAATATACAATGGTGCATGGTCTACTCAGGCAGGCGTGATGTCAAATACTACATTAAAGATACGGCTTAAAGAACGCATTGATCCATATACCCTGTTTGGAGGCGGTGATGCCAATCTGCGGATGATAGGGGAGAGCCTTGGTATTAAGGTTGTTGCAAGAGGTCATGAGATCATTCTGGATGGTCCCCGGGAGAAGATCAGGACAGGACAGGAAGTAATTACAGGTCTTACAGCTCTTGTTGAGGAGGGCTATTCAATAAAACCTGATGACGTTGATTATATTATCAGACAGGCTCTTAAGGATGATAAATTGAAAATCACAGAGGTGTTTCAGGAGGCAGTTTCACTGCCTTCAAAAAGAAAGCTGATTATTCCCAAATCCCATACTCAGTCAGAGTACATGAAGGCGATACGTGACAACGACATTGTTATAGGGATAGGACCGGCAGGCACAGGCAAGACATATCTGGCAATGGCAATGGCGGTCTCTGCGCTGGTAGGGAAAGAGGTGAACCGCATTATACTGGCCAGACCGGCTGTTGAGGCCGGAGAGAAGCTCGGATTTCTTCCGGGTGACATGTATGAAAAGGTAAATCCCTATTTAAGACCGCTTTATGACGCCCTGTACGACATGATGGAGACTGAAAAGGCAAACAGGCTGATTGAACGCGGCGATATAGAGATTGCCCCGCTTGCATTCATGCGCGGCAGGACTCTCAATGATTCTTTCATCATACTTGATGAAGCACAGAATTCCACCTCAGAGCAGATGAAGATGTTCCTGACGAGGCTTGGTTTTAATTCCCGTGTAGTGGTAACAGGGGATATTACGCAGGTTGATCTGCCTGCAGAGAAGGTCTCAGGCCTGATTGAGATACAAAATGTGCTCTCAGGAATTAAAGGGATAGAATTTGTATACTTTACAGAGAAGGACGTTGTAAGGCACAAATTGGTTCAGGATATAATTAAGGCCTATGATATATTTGTTTCAAGGAGAAAAAGAGTTAAAAAATCCAGGACGTAATGATTATAGAGGTAAAAAATAGTCAGAGAAAATTCAGGGTCAACCTTAAAAAAATTAAGGCAGATGCTTATAAAATATTATCACTGTGCAGGACCGGTGAAACAGAATTAAGCATACTGATTGTAAACAACGGATTCATGAGAATACTTAACAGGCAATACAGGGGGATTGACAAACCAACCGATGTGCTTTCTTTTATCCCCTCAACACCAACCCATATGGTTAAGACGGTCCCGGAGGATGGTAAATCCGGAAGATTCCTTGGAGACATAGTGCTATCAATGGAAAAGATACACTCGCAGGCAGCAGAGCGGGGTCATTCCACGGATAAAGAGTTTCGGATTCTGCTGATACATGGCATCCTCCATCTTCTGGGGTATGATCATGAAATCTCGCAAAAAGAGGCCCGGAGGATGAAGCGGAAGGAAAAAATCATCTTATCCGGATTACAGGACGCCTGACATGAAACCGGGTAACTTTTTTGAAAGCGCAAACCTTGCGGTAGAAGGCATCCTGTATGCTGCCAAGACCCAGAGGCACATGCGCTATCATTTCTGGGTGGCCGGGGCAGTCATTATAGCAAGCCTGCTCCTCGGTGTTACCCGCATTGAGTTTCTTATCCTTTGCTTCATAATCCTGCTGGTCCTCCTGTCCGAAATGATTAATACCGCCATTGAGTCAATTGTAGACCTTGTATCACCGGAATATAATCAGCTTGCCAAAGTTGCAAAGGATGTCGCTGCGGGCGCCGTCTTTCTGGTCTCTGCAGGCGCGCTGATCACAGGCTACCTGATCCTCTTTCCATATGTGAAAAAACCATTCAGCAGAGGTGTCATGTACGTGGAAGACACATCAGAACATCTTACGTTAATAATCCTGATCCTTGTTATTATTGCCGTGGTGCTCGCAAAATCACATTACAGGAAGGGAAGGCCTTTCCTTGGCGGCCTTCCAAGCGGACATGCCGCCGTATCATTTGCCATCGGCACATCAGTTGTCTTTTTAACCAAAAATGCATTAGTATCAATACTGACGTTTATATTATCCTTTTCCCTGGCTTACAGCAGGATAACAATGGGTATACATACTGCCGGTGAGGTTATATGGGGTGCAGTGCTCGGCACTGTAATTACTATACTGATATTTCAGTTGTTTGGATGAAGGCAGGATTATCAAATGAACTTCTTTTCTAAGATTACAGACAAGTTAAGCAGCAAAATTTCACGTACCAGAGACAAACTTGTAGGAACGATTGATACGCTCCTCTCAGGATTTAAGAAGGTGGATCCGCTTCTTCTGGAGGAATTGGAAGAGGTGCTGATCGCCGCAGACCTCGGTTCTGCTGTAACCGCCAGACTTATTGAAAAGGTAAAAAAGGATAAGATAACAAATCCTGACGGAGTCAGAACCTCTCTTAAAGAGGGGATGCTTTCAATACTGACACAACATGAAGGTTCTTTGAATCTCGATGCGGCGAAACCTGCCGTCATAGTAATAATAGGTGTGAACGGAACCGGCAAGACCACTACTATAGGAAAGTTGTCTGAGAAACTCAGAAGGGAAGGCAGAAGAGTTGTGATTGCTGCTGCTGATACCTTCAGGGCAGCGGCAATTGATCAGCTCGTCATATGGGGCGAACGAAGCAGTGCATCCGTGATCAGGCAATCTGACGGCGCTGACCCCGCTGCCGTTGTATATGACGCCATTGCCTCTGCCAGGGCAAAGGGGGCGGATGTACTTATAGTGGATACAGCCGGACGTCTTCATACAAAGGTTAACCTGATGGAGGAACTCAGGAAGATCCGGAGGATCCTTGAGAGAGAACATCCCGGGAGTCCGCATGAAGTGTTACTCGTTCTTGATGCAACAACAGGTCAAAATGCCCTTTCCCAGGCACGCCTCTTCAATAAAGACATAGGAGTCTCGGGTATAGTATTAACCAAACTCGATGGAACTGCGAAGGGCGGCATAATACTCAGCATTACCGAAGAGCTCAATATCCCGGTTAAGTTGATCGGGGTAGGCGAAGGGATCGGGGATCTGAAAGACTTCGACGCAAGGGAATTTGTAGACGCCCTGTTTGAGCAGGCATGAAATATTCTATTTTACAGGTTCCGCAAGCAACTGGTCAATCACCTGTTCAAAAGATGCAAGAGGCCTCGCGCCAACCAGTTTTTTTCCAACAACCTCTTTTTTACCGCTCTGTGTCCTGCCGATGACAAAGGTTGGGGTACCGGACACCGTAGCCTTTATCCCATCCTCCAAATCCTTTGTTATCTCTTCAGCATGTCTTCCGCTGTCCAGGCACGCATTAAACGAATCAGCATCCAATCCAATCTCAGTAGCATACTGTCTGAGATTGTCCAGAGAGAGGGCGCTCTGATTGTCGAATAGTTTATCATGCATTTCCCAGTATTTTCCCTTGTCACCTGCACAATTGGCAGCCTCAGCGGCCTTAGGAGCATTTTTATGGAAGTCTAACGGGAAGTCTCTGAAAATATATTTGACTTTGCCGGTATCTATATATTTCTTTACTATATCAGGTAATGTGTTCTTGACAAAGCGTCCGCAGAACGGGCACTGGTAATCTGAAAATTCTATGATGGTTACGGGTGCATCTGACCGGCCCAGAAAGGGATCATCATCTGTGCCTGCTGTAACTTCCTGCAGCTCCTGAGATGGCTGAGCCGGAGCTGCTGCGCTTTTTGCCTTCAGTGTCTCAACGTCTTTTTTCAAATCCTGCATATCTTTCTTCAGGGATTTTATTTCATCATCAATATTAATCTGATTTGTCTCAGCAGCATTTACCGGATGTATCAGAGGTAACAGCAAAAACAACACAAGAGCCGAAAACAATAAACCTTTTCTCATAAAATTCTCCTTTACTTTTTTCAGCATATACCATCAGCTATGCTGAAAATCAAAAATTCCGGAATAACACTCAAGAAGGCCGCTGTTAATGACAACAGATACGATTTCCGGATCGAACTGTTTCCCCGCCATTAACGTCAATTCTTCCTTTACATGTTCCAGCGCCATCGCCGGCCTGTAAGGACGGTCGCACAGCATGGCATCAACCGCATCGGCAACTGCAACTATCCGTGCACTCATGGGAATGGCTGATCCCTTTATCCCCTCGGGAAAGCCCGAGCCGTCAAACCGTTCGTGGTGACATAATATTATCGGTCTCATATCCTGAAGGAAATCAACGGATGTGATAATCTTTGCCCCGATCATAGGATGCTTCCTGATTTCATCAAACTCCACGGTATCCAGTGTACCGGGCTTTTTGAGGATATACCCTTCCACGCCTATCTTGCCTATATCATGAATAAGGGCTGCCTGCTCAAGACTCAGTATCTTATCATGCTGAAAACATGCCTTTTCAGCAAGGAATGCAGAAAATCTTGCAACCCTTTCAGAGTGGCCCCTCGTATACTGGTCTTTTGCGTCAATGGTTGCAAGCAACGCCTTTACCGTACTTGCATAATGACTTTCAATATTCCGTTTCGCATCCTCAACTTTTTTTGATAATTCAGAAGTGGCTATGTGCAGCCTCTCTATCTCAAGCCTGGTCTTGACCTGCTCCCCCCGCCTTGCTACCCCTTTTTCCACTATTTCAATCACATCCTTGTGATCAAAGGGTTTAATAAGGTAGTCAAGTGCACCGTAACGAAGGGCATTCTTTGCAGTATCCACACTGGCATATGCCGTCATCAAAACAACTTCGGTGTCCGGCTTTGTTTCTTTGATCTTTTTCAGAAGCTGCAATCCATCCATGCCGGCCATCTTGATATCTATGATCGCCACATAGAAGTCTTTTTTGCCGAGGCAATCCAGGGCCAGTTCACCATTTTCAACTGTCGTTACTTCATGTTTATTCTTCAGAATCATGCGGAGAGCTTCCCGTGGTCCCACCATATCATCAACCACGAGGATGTTGCATTTATTCTCCATTCAATCCTCCTGTTTAGCGTCTTGCAGGTTTGAAGGAAGGATGACAGTCAGTGTAGTACCCTGATTGAGCACGCTGCTGACAGTGATTTTTCCTCCGTGTCCTTCAATGATCTTCCTGCTCAATGGAAGTCCCAGCCCCACACCCTTCTCCGGGGTCGTATAAAAGGGATCAAAAATCCTGTCAATGTCTTCCTGAGGTATTCCTTTACCTGTGTCTTTGATTGAAACAGAACAAGTTTCATCTTCCGGGGTCTGTTCGACATCTATTGTCAGTGTCCCGCCTGATGTCATTGCGCTCAATGAATTCTGTATAAGATGAGAAAAGGCCTTTCCCAACTGCACCTTGTCTGCCCGAAGAATAATTGTGTCACGCTTGTAGTTTCTTAAGATGCGAAATTCAGACTGCTTAACATTCCTGGTGACGGCCAAAATACTGTCATCAAGTACCTTGCCAATATCCACCAAGTTAAATTTATACTCTATAGGATGAGTAAATGCAATCAATTTTTCTACGAGGCTGTTTAATTTTTCCACCTCTCCTGTTACAGTAGTATAGAAAAAATCTTTAAACTCAGGATCATTGTACCGTTCTTTCATCAATTGAGTGAATGTCCTGATAGAGACAAGCGGATTTCTCAGCTCGTGAGACATCCTCCCGACCAATTCGTTAAATATCAGGGAGTCCTCATCAGTCTTCTTTTCTGATACCACTTCCCTCTTTTCAGATTCCATCTGTTCAAGAATCTTCTGAATATATTCCTTCTGTTCACAGATACTCTGGTAGTGATATATGTCACGAATCGCCTTTCCAAGATAAGTAGCAAGTATGAATATCCGCTCCAGTTCCGGATTATTAAAAGGAATACCTGTAATCTTATTGTCAAGATTCAATATACCGGTAAGTTTGCCCTCATTTATTACCGGAATAGTGACTGCAGAATGCAGCATCTTCATCTCCCTTAATGCACTGCTCAGAATAGTCTGCTGTTCCGCACTTTCATGGTCTGCGGAGTTCCTCTTCAATATCCTGCCGCTCGCAGAGAGCCACAGGACAATGGAACTTCCGGAAGAAAGATAAAGCCTTGAAACAAAATCAGGAGAGAGCCCCCTTGAACACCTGATCCTGTAAATTCCGTCTTTCTGATCTGACAGGAGTATTGAAGCACGGCCCACTGCCGTAGTATCCATCAGGGTGTCGAGAAACATATTAAGCATCCTGTCGAGGTCAAAGTTGTTTAGAGTAAAGGTCTTTGACAGCTCTATAGCCTTCTCAAGATGTCTGAATGAAAGGTAAACAGTGTCTGCCTGAAGCTGATACTGTGAACGTATCTCAGGGTCGGGATATCTCATGCCCCCGACTTCATCATATATGCTATGCCTCTCTTTTACCCTTCTCAGGGTAGCCCTGATTCCTGAGTGCGACAGAGGCGTATAAATTATATCGTCAAATCCAGTATTATATTTGTCCTTTTCATCCTCAGATATACTAAATGGGACAATGCCTATCAAACGGGTGGCTTCCCTGCATGACCTTAACCTTCCCATATCCTCATCAATCATGTCTGATATAGTCACATCAATTGCTACGCTTACAATATGCTCTTCCTGAAGAAGGACCAGACCCTTTTTAAGGCTGTCTGCCGTCATTATAATATATTCATCTGCAAGCGATGACTTAAAGCTGTTGACCATCTCTGCGGATGATGTTATGAGTAATAGCAGTTCCATGATGAATGACTCCTAAGTTGCATTACTTGCCGGAAGTTCAACTGTAACTGTCGTCCCCTGTTTATAAGCGCTGTCTAAGGATATCTTTCCTCCGTGATTTGACACCATCCTCTTGCAGATAGACAGACCAAGGCCTGTTCCTTTGCCTTTTGTCGTAAAGAAGGGTTCAAATACATGCTGCATATTTTCTTTCTCAATGCCACTGCCCGTATCTGATATCTTTACTATAAGTTTTTTAATTTTATCACTGTCTGCCCCGATGTTGAAACCTACAGTTATTCTCCCCCCGGTCTGCATAGCCTCATGGCTGTTCAGAAAGATGTTGAGGAAAAGCTGTTTTAATTGAGCCCTGTCACCATAAATCGCAGGAATATCTGAAAGGTAATTCCTCGAAACCAAAATGCCGCACTCATCAAACCGTGCAGAAAGCAGGGCTATTACCTCATCAATCAAACCCTGTATGTCAACGCTGGTAAAATCGGGTTCAGATGATTTTGCAAAATCGAGCAGGTCTGATACGATATTTCCTATCCTGTCTATCTCGCTAATGGCAATATTCGTAAACCGGAATCTGAACTCCTCGTCATCATACCTCTCAGGCAGGAGCTGAGCCAGCGTCTTTATCGAAACAAGTGGATTCTTGATCTCATGGGCAAGTCCGGCTGCAACATAGCCGAGCGATGCAAGCCTCTCTGCCTCTTCTTTTTTTAAAACAACATCTTCATGATGTCTCTTCAACCCTTCCACTTCTTTCAGGATATTCAACCTCGATAGGACAGACGAGAGGATAATTGACAGCAGTGAAAAGACCCTCGTGTTTTCATCGCTGTGAAACAACAGCGCCGCATGGATTGAACCGTCAATATTGACCGGAACAATAGTGTTTACTGTCCTGCGTAATTCGAGCGGGAGCAGACAGGAGAGTTCCTGATTAATCTTAAAAGTTCTCTCCCTGAAGGTATCCATTATCAGGTCAGATGGTATGTGTATGTCATGGTAGGTCTCATTAATCTTCCATTTGCCTTCCCCGGCCTGCCTGATAATGCAGCCTGATGTGGTCTTTGAAACAGTCATGCAGAGGGTAAGAGCGCTTTTAAGAATCTCGTCTTCCGTCTCCAGTGATATAAACCCTTCAATGCCATCACTCAGTATTATAAGCAGTTCATCACTGTTCCTATAAACTTCCAAAGATCACCACCTTGTTTTTTCCCTGACTCTTTGCCCTGTACAGGGCCCTGTCAGCGTTATTGATAAGCTCTTCTGCCGCAGAGGCATCGTCTGGAAAAGATGCAATTCCGAGACTTACAGTAATATTCAATGTTGTGCCGGTATCTTTTGCGAGGCATACGGTCCCTTCAATCTCGGCCCGGATACGTTCAGCAATAATACCTGCGTCATTTTTGTCTGTCGTTGGAAGGATAATTGCGAATTCTTCTCCTCCATACCTTGCTGCAATGTCAATTATCCTAACACATCTCCTTATAACACTGGTAGTGGTCTTTAAAATTTCATCTCCGTATAAATGTCCATAGGTATCATTGAGGTTCTTAAAATTATCTATGTCAAGTATAATAAGTGAAAACGGTTGTCTGTGACGTTTGGAACGCTCCATTTCCTCTGCTATCCTCTCTTCAAAATATCTCCTGTTAAGGAGGCTTGTAAGCGGATCAGTTATGGATATCTTGCGCAGGTCAATGGCGCTCTGATAATAGACCCTGCGCTCAATTGCAACTGCCGAATAGAGGGCTATTGCCTCAAGAAGTTTGATATCATTTTCTGAAAAGAAGGTTCCATCTTTCTTATCAGCCAGATTTAACACGCCTATGCTCTTATTCCTTATCTTAAGCGGGAGGCTTATAAATGACTTTGTCCTGTAGCGGACCCGGTTGGGCCTCGAGACCCTGTTGTCCGCTTCCACGTTACTTACAACCATCGGCATCCCTGTTTCCAATACGCTTCCTGCTATTCCCTCCCCGGGTCTTATCCTGATGTGACTGAGAATTGCAAGGTTCAGGCCCAGTGTTGATTTTACTTCAATCTCATGTGCCTCCTCATTCAGCAGCATTATTGAACCCTGCTCTGCACCAACAACCTCCGCAGACTTTTCCACTATATTGCTAAAGAGGTCGCTGGAATCTATGCATGAGGCGATGGCATACAGGGCGTGAAGTGATGCCAGAACCCTGTTTTCCATGTCAGCACGGGCCGCTGCAAGGATGTGATTGCCCATCACCGTTGCGATGCACTGGCAAAATATTTTGAGAAGTTCTTCATCGGCCTGCGATATCTTCGTATTGAATATTACTATCAGGCCATCTACCCTGTTGCCGATGCTGACCGGAAATATTTTAACCGAGGTAAAGACACTCGGGAAACCTGCCTTTAGAATTTCAAATACCTCTGTTGACTCCGCTGTATCTTTCCTTATTAAAACGTCATTAATCATACTGTCAGACTCACTTATGCGAAATCCTGAGAGAGAGTCTTTTGCGTATCCGAATGCGGCTTTTGACGAAAAGTTATCACTGCTGTTTTCTCTTATCAGCAACATGGCGGTTCTTGCATTGAATAACACGCCAATAGAATCAAGCACAGTATCGTAAAACACCTTTTCATCCGCCATGATTCCCGGGGAAGTTGCAATTCTGATTATAGTATTGATACGGGACATGTCATTTTCCATATCCCTCTTGACGCTGTCACCCTGCAGCAGGTGATCAACTACTGTTTTCAGGGCATCTGCAGAAGATTTGAATGCTTCTCTGTTTTTTGTGGAAACCCCTCTGACAGCTTCAGAGATGCGGTTATCATCAATCCCAAGCTTTTCAGCAACACTCCTGTAAGCAACCAGGTCATCATATGAGGTTAATATTCTTCCCCCAAGTATGAAACGCGTACCACTATTCCCGGTATTGGGTAAAACAGGGATGGCAACACTATTCAGGTGGGCATAACACTTGAAATATACAGGTTCTTGTCTTTTGTTGGCCTGTGCAAGGGGCGCGGTACAATCCCTCTCACAGAATAATCTTCCGTTACTATCTTCCTGCAGCAACCTGCATAATCTGAACTCATCACTTTGCCCGGCCTTATACCTAACCTCGTTACAGCAGACTAATGTAAAATCTGCAAGTCTTGCAAGAATGCCCGTCCACTCAGATGTCAATTCCCTGATGAAGTTATTATTGTCCATTTTTCCCGTTTTAAAATTGCAGAAATATTATCAGAACAATGCCATGTTTTCTACCCCATTAAAAGATCCTAATTAATATAATATGTAGCAAAAATAGTGCCATAATTTTGACGCAGTCGTCTTAGTTGACATTTAATTGTTAAATGGCTTACATTAAATGGGGACAGCGACTATTTATTTTGCAGATGACTACTAGGTTAAGACAAATAAATAGTCGCTGTCCCCATTTAATGCCGGAGGATGTCTGATGTTAAAAAATGATAGTTTCCTGAAGGCCTGCCGAAGGGAGCCGGTTGATTTCACCCCTGTCTGGATTATGAGGCAGGCAGGCCGCTATATGAAGGAATACCGAGACATAAGAAAGAAGGTTGATTTTCTCACAATGTGTAAGTCCCCTGAACTTGCTGCTGAGGTTACCATGCTGCCCGTAGATATACTCGGCGTGGATGCCGCCATACTATTTTCTGACATTCTCATACCTGTAGAGGCAATGGGTATAGGGGTCACGTTCACAGAAAAGAGGGGACCTGTCCTGTCTAATCCGGTAAGGTCAGACAATGAGCTTAAGGCCCTTCGGGTACCGGATAATGTGAAATCAAAGGAACTGATGCCTTTTATCCCACAGGCAATAAAACTCATACTTCAGGAGCTTGGCGGACGTGTACCTTTGATAGGTTTCTCAGGGTCACCCTTTACCCTCGCAACATATATAATTGAAGGAGAGACCTCAAGGAACTTTACATGGATTAAACGCATGATGTATGAAAATCCGTCACTCTTGCACAAGCTACTCGATAAAATAACCTCTGCAGTCATAAGCTACCTTAACATGCAAATCAATGCCGGGGTTCACGCAGTCCAGTTGTTCGATACCTGGGCAGGCTGGCTCGCCCCTGATGACTACAGGGAGTTTGCCCTCCCTTATGCAGAACGGGTGATACGCGGGATTGACAGGAAGGGGGTCCCTTTAATCTATTTTGCAAATGGTGTAAGCGGGATACTGGAATATATGGTCAACTCAGGAGCTGATGTTGTCGGCCTTGACTGGCGGATAGATATGGCAGATGCTGTAAGAAGAAGCAACAGGAGGGTAGCACTGCAGGGCAATTTAGACCCCTGTGTACTTTACGGACCGCCGGCTGTTATAAGAAAGTATACAAAGACCATCATTGAAAAATATGGAGAGGAACCAGGCCACATCTTTAACCTTGGACATGGAATCCTCCCTGATATTCCCGTAGATCATGCTAAGGCATTGGTTGACATAGTCCACGAACTGAGTAGTTAACGCTTAAAAAGGCAGGAAGATGAAAATCCCCCTTAGTCCCCCTTTTCCAAAGGGGGAAAGTAATTCTTCTCTGTGTAAAAGGGGGAAATTAGTTCCCCCCTTTAGTAAAGGGGGGATAGGGGGGATTTGAACGGAGATTTTCGAGTGAAGACAGAAATTACCATAGATATTAACACCCTCCTTAAATATGACAAGGCCGGCCCGCGTTATACGAGTTATCCCACAGCCCCTGTCTGGAATGAGAAGTTCGGTCCTGAGCAGTTCAGGGAGAAGATTATTGAAACTAACAGGGCAGATAGCAGTGCACCTTTGTCATTATATTTTCACATCCCATTCTGCTATTCACTCTGTTTTTATTGTGGCTGCAACTCAATTATCACAAGGAAGAAGGGGCATGCAGGTGAGTATATCTCATATCTGAAAAAGGAGATGGAAAACATATCCCGCCTTGTCAAAAGAAACAGGCAAGTGGTCCAGTTGCACTGGGGCGGGGGCAGCCCTGACTTTCTCAGTCCATCTGAGATGGAAGAATTGTACGGATATATAAAAGATAATTTTACGATCGCTGTTGGTGCAGAGGCAGGGGT from Nitrospirota bacterium includes these protein-coding regions:
- a CDS encoding diacylglycerol kinase, producing MKPGNFFESANLAVEGILYAAKTQRHMRYHFWVAGAVIIASLLLGVTRIEFLILCFIILLVLLSEMINTAIESIVDLVSPEYNQLAKVAKDVAAGAVFLVSAGALITGYLILFPYVKKPFSRGVMYVEDTSEHLTLIILILVIIAVVLAKSHYRKGRPFLGGLPSGHAAVSFAIGTSVVFLTKNALVSILTFILSFSLAYSRITMGIHTAGEVIWGAVLGTVITILIFQLFG
- a CDS encoding response regulator transcription factor, with the translated sequence MGYPRQQALQQKVVNLLIVDDHALFRQGLRRILESLNWISVVGEAADGNEAVHLARETNPDIILMDVSMPHLNGLEATQRIKRILPDTAIILLTMYEDNFLQEDGMRIGASGYLPKKSVDRELFDAIAAVSAGDKYFYRFSHVPQDAGRFLPSSGISYESLSAREKEVLRLLAGGMTNRGISEHLCISINTVETHRKKIMKKLDLHNLSDIIKYTMVHGLLRQA
- a CDS encoding response regulator, with the protein product MENKCNILVVDDMVGPREALRMILKNKHEVTTVENGELALDCLGKKDFYVAIIDIKMAGMDGLQLLKKIKETKPDTEVVLMTAYASVDTAKNALRYGALDYLIKPFDHKDVIEIVEKGVARRGEQVKTRLEIERLHIATSELSKKVEDAKRNIESHYASTVKALLATIDAKDQYTRGHSERVARFSAFLAEKACFQHDKILSLEQAALIHDIGKIGVEGYILKKPGTLDTVEFDEIRKHPMIGAKIITSVDFLQDMRPIILCHHERFDGSGFPEGIKGSAIPMSARIVAVADAVDAMLCDRPYRPAMALEHVKEELTLMAGKQFDPEIVSVVINSGLLECYSGIFDFQHS
- a CDS encoding DsbA family protein, with translation MRKGLLFSALVLFLLLPLIHPVNAAETNQINIDDEIKSLKKDMQDLKKDVETLKAKSAAAPAQPSQELQEVTAGTDDDPFLGRSDAPVTIIEFSDYQCPFCGRFVKNTLPDIVKKYIDTGKVKYIFRDFPLDFHKNAPKAAEAANCAGDKGKYWEMHDKLFDNQSALSLDNLRQYATEIGLDADSFNACLDSGRHAEEITKDLEDGIKATVSGTPTFVIGRTQSGKKEVVGKKLVGARPLASFEQVIDQLLAEPVK
- the ybeY gene encoding rRNA maturation RNase YbeY, whose protein sequence is MIIEVKNSQRKFRVNLKKIKADAYKILSLCRTGETELSILIVNNGFMRILNRQYRGIDKPTDVLSFIPSTPTHMVKTVPEDGKSGRFLGDIVLSMEKIHSQAAERGHSTDKEFRILLIHGILHLLGYDHEISQKEARRMKRKEKIILSGLQDA
- a CDS encoding PhoH family protein, giving the protein MSNTTLKIRLKERIDPYTLFGGGDANLRMIGESLGIKVVARGHEIILDGPREKIRTGQEVITGLTALVEEGYSIKPDDVDYIIRQALKDDKLKITEVFQEAVSLPSKRKLIIPKSHTQSEYMKAIRDNDIVIGIGPAGTGKTYLAMAMAVSALVGKEVNRIILARPAVEAGEKLGFLPGDMYEKVNPYLRPLYDALYDMMETEKANRLIERGDIEIAPLAFMRGRTLNDSFIILDEAQNSTSEQMKMFLTRLGFNSRVVVTGDITQVDLPAEKVSGLIEIQNVLSGIKGIEFVYFTEKDVVRHKLVQDIIKAYDIFVSRRKRVKKSRT
- the ftsY gene encoding signal recognition particle-docking protein FtsY, producing MNFFSKITDKLSSKISRTRDKLVGTIDTLLSGFKKVDPLLLEELEEVLIAADLGSAVTARLIEKVKKDKITNPDGVRTSLKEGMLSILTQHEGSLNLDAAKPAVIVIIGVNGTGKTTTIGKLSEKLRREGRRVVIAAADTFRAAAIDQLVIWGERSSASVIRQSDGADPAAVVYDAIASARAKGADVLIVDTAGRLHTKVNLMEELRKIRRILEREHPGSPHEVLLVLDATTGQNALSQARLFNKDIGVSGIVLTKLDGTAKGGIILSITEELNIPVKLIGVGEGIGDLKDFDAREFVDALFEQA
- a CDS encoding GAF domain-containing protein, with the translated sequence MELLLLITSSAEMVNSFKSSLADEYIIMTADSLKKGLVLLQEEHIVSVAIDVTISDMIDEDMGRLRSCREATRLIGIVPFSISEDEKDKYNTGFDDIIYTPLSHSGIRATLRRVKERHSIYDEVGGMRYPDPEIRSQYQLQADTVYLSFRHLEKAIELSKTFTLNNFDLDRMLNMFLDTLMDTTAVGRASILLSDQKDGIYRIRCSRGLSPDFVSRLYLSSGSSIVLWLSASGRILKRNSADHESAEQQTILSSALREMKMLHSAVTIPVINEGKLTGILNLDNKITGIPFNNPELERIFILATYLGKAIRDIYHYQSICEQKEYIQKILEQMESEKREVVSEKKTDEDSLIFNELVGRMSHELRNPLVSIRTFTQLMKERYNDPEFKDFFYTTVTGEVEKLNSLVEKLIAFTHPIEYKFNLVDIGKVLDDSILAVTRNVKQSEFRILRNYKRDTIILRADKVQLGKAFSHLIQNSLSAMTSGGTLTIDVEQTPEDETCSVSIKDTGKGIPQEDIDRIFDPFYTTPEKGVGLGLPLSRKIIEGHGGKITVSSVLNQGTTLTVILPSNLQDAKQED